TTTTTTGAGTCGATAGCCTCCCGCATTCATGCTATCATTAATGAAAAATCGCATTATCATCTCAAAGCTTGGCATCACCCCTAAAAACTCACTATGATTACCAAGCTCTAAGTAATCATTTGGACTAGGCGTAGCCGAACAAGCAAGTTTATAAGGGGTATTTTTAAACTTCTCACACAAAGCTCTCTTTGTAGCCCCCGTAAAGCTTTTTAAAATACTGCTCTCATCAAGCACAATGCCGCCTATATCCTCGCAACCTTGCAGATTCTCTAACTGCTCATAGTTGGTGATATTAAGCCCATTGATAATCTTGTCATCCTCTACCCTATGGAGTTTAAAGCCAAATCTCTCCGCTTCTTTAAGCATTTGAAACACCACTGCCAAAGGTGCAAGGAGTAGCACGGGCTTATTTGTGTGCAAATGCACACAATGCGCAAAATTCATTTGCGTGATGCTCTTACCTAGCCCCGTATCCATAAAAAGTGCGTATCGCCCTTTTTCACACGCCCTTTTGACAATCTCTCTTTGATAGTCAAAAAGATGCCTATTTAGCCACTCTTCCTTAGCCTCAAATCCCACTCTCAAGCTTAATTGCCTTTTATTTTTGACAAAATCAAAATAATCTTCATTCATCATAATCTCCTTTATCTTTACCATTGCACTTTTATAAATACTCATCACTTCAGGACGCGAGATTCCAAGCCTTAGGGCGATTTCATTAAAACTCAAGCCCACGCTATCTTTTCTCTCTAACCAATCGCTAGGCGATAAAAACCCCTCTCCCTTGCGTAGCACATACCCCGCATACCCTTTCCTATCTCGCGGATTCATATCCTCAAAAAAGACGATTTCTTGCGGATAATGCTTTTTAAGTGCAGCGAGTATTTTCTTTGCCTCTTTCATTGGCTCACCTTTAAAACTTGAGTTGATTATGCACCATAAAGTCCGCCAAATCCTGCGCCATCACCACTCTTTTACCCTTTAGTTGTGTGTAGCTTGGCAAATCTTTTGCCCCTTGAGTGAATTTATTGCGTATCGTGGTTTCACTTAGCCCAAATATCTCACCGATGTCCTTTTCACTAAGCACCGCTCCATAGCGTGTAACAATACTTTGCGTGAGGGCTATCACAAGGCTTTGATGAAAGTTAAGACTCATTTTGCCCCTCCCCGCTCTTTTGTGCCTCTAATTCCTTATCAATGTCCTTATCTTTCACCCCAAAGAAATCTTGCATTGCGCTAGTGTGGTTTTTATAGCACTGATAGTCATTCAAAGCCCTTTTAAAAATCAGCAGTTCATTCACAAGCCTCCGCCCACTATCCATAAGCTCATTAAATCGCTGCATATCCTCTTTTGCACTTAACACTTCCTCTTCATTTTTAGCATAGAGTTCTAAGGTATCAAGGAATCGCCACTCATCGCTAAAATTCTTAGATATGCCCTCAATGCTGCAAATCATCTGACAAATCTTCTTATCCAAGCTATACAAGCCTACTAAGTTTTTATAAGTCATTCCATGCCTCCTTAGTTAATCAAATCATCATTACTCAAATCCCGCACAAAACCTAAAGCTTCCTCAAACTTGAGGCTAGGTATCTCGCTGTATCGAGGGACATAAAACTTGCTTTTAAGCCTCTTATAAATTGCCCGATAATACGCAGAGATGACCCTTTGGGTAATATTTCGCCCAGCTGTGAGCTCTTTGACCTTGAGCTTTACCTCATCACTTATTGCACGCTCTTGCCACGCCTCCAGTCGCTTGGTAGATTCTAAGACTTGCACCTTCTTTGCGATAACTTCAACATTCCTTTGTGTCGCCTCTAAGGCTTCAATCTGCCCTTTGGCTATCTCAAGCAGTGAGCGCATATCATTATTGGGGAGCATTGCTTGAGCTCTTTGCTCATAGTCGATGAAATACTGCCTGACCCTCCGCCCGATGTCGTTTTTCTCTAGCATCGCAATGTGTTTGGCTATCTCTAGGCTGATGATGTATTCTTTTTTATTATGTGGGGGATTTTGCCCCTCCTCATAGACTTTATGCGCCTCACTCTGTCCCTCTTGCTTAAACTCATAGAGATGCGCCAAACTCTCAAAAAGCCTTAGTTCTCCACTTGAATGGCTTTGTGTGCTTTGTGTTTTACGCCGCGCTCCATTTTTTTGTGGAGCGATTCTTTGCACACTTACGCCCTTTTCCTGATGCACTGCCTTCACGACATTATGTGCGATAAATGTAGGCAGCAGGAGATAATCCACCCCCTCTTTTGCCCCGCACACCTCTAAACGCTTCTTTATCCAAGTGCTAAAGTCCTGCTTTGAGCATAGCTTATCGTGTAGCTCCCTTGCACTCACTGCATTGACTTGCACCCCTTTAAGCCTTACAGCCTCAATATGAAAAAGCTCATTCATTTCTCACTCCTTTACTTCATTATGAGATGATTGACTTTGCACCTCATCTGTGTAGGTCAAATACCCTCCAGCAATAAGCCTATTAACTGCCTCCCTTACAGAATCAGAGCGAAAACCAAAGGTCGTCTTTTTATAAATGATATGCTCTAATGTCGGGTGTTTGATATTAAAAGCCTTTGCCATTGCGCTCACATTCCCAAAATCTTGAGAGATTTTTTTCATATTTGCCCTAAATACTAAGCCTTTCATTACTCTACCTCCACATAACACATTACAACCTGCAAGAGATGGTCATAATCACCACTCATTGCTTCACTCTTAAACTGCTCTATCTCTTTTGCCTCTACCTTTGCCTTTTTCATTGCATGAACCACTCTGCCCATAATGGCAAAGGCATTGCCGTCCTCGCCAACTAATCTAACTTTAATATGAGGATATTTAGCACTCATTGCTCACCTCTCCATTTTGCTAAAAGCCTTTGGCGTTTATCCACACGATAGGTTTCAAACGCTTCCGCATAGCTCATCACCTCGCGTGCAATCGCTCCATAAGCCCTGATATTTGCCACGACAGCAAAGCAATAGTCTAAATGACCCTCTTTATCCCTTTTTGCGACTTGATGTCTTTGTGAAAACAACTTTGGCAGTATTGCTCGATACTCCATTTCACGCTCTTTGTAGTATCTTTGATATTGCTTATTGTGTTTCATTTCCTACTCCTTATATAAATTTATTACAAACATTATATAGTTAAATTGAAATATTGTCAATATGAAATTATATAAATTACAAAAGTGTTACTATGTAATGAGGTATATTTAGAATATGTTATGTATAAACTATGCTTTTATTATGGTATAATCACAAAAAGAAGGTATAAGCATATGGAGACAAAAGACTTTAAGGCACTCACTGAAGAGATGAAGGCGTTTTTTGATGTGAGCAGTATTGAAAAGGTAGCAGAAAAGCTAGGCAAATCAAGAGCAACAGGCACAACCTGGAGAGGTAGAAAAATGATACCTAGTGATGTTTTATTGCAATACAACCTCCTTAAAGCCCAAGCAGGAGAAGAGCCAAGCTTTCAAAAATCAAAAGCTAAAAATCCAGCTATCACTTATTATCCAAATATCAAAGCCTCCGCAGGGTATGGAGCGATGAATGAAAACGAGGAATACATAGAGATTGATAGCAATATCCTAGATGTTATCAATCTCCCTAAAAAGCTTGATATGATACAGATTCAAGGAGATTCTATGCACCCCTACCTTCATAATGGCGATTTTGCACTCATAGAACGAAACAAAGAGGCAAAAAATGGTGATATAGTCATCGCCAACTATCAAGGCGACCTCTATGTCAAACAGATTCAAAAAAACCCGCAAAATAAGAGTATATCACTTATCTCATCAAACAAAGACTACCCAAGCTTTGAAGTCAAAGAGGAAGATTTAGAATCCCTTATGATAGTAGGGATTCTTAAAGGTGCAATTAGAGCGTATTAATAGGGAGGGTGATTATGAAAAAAGTTACATTGTTGCTGATAGGATTGTTATTTTGGGGTTGTGATAGTCAATACACCCAAGAAACAACATTAAAGACTTTAAAATCTCACGCATTTCAGGCATTTTATGGAATGCCAAGATATGATTCAAACAATGATTTTGATAAAAAAATTAATGAAATTGTAGAAGTCATAATGAAAGAACATAACATACCCCAAGATTTAAAGCAAAATTTCACAAACTGCATTCATTACACACTTTGGAATAAATCAGATGAAGTTACACTTGATATTCCGATTAAATCTTGCGTCGGTGATTATAACAATAATATTTTGCAAAACACTACTTATTTTAATCCAAGCTTTGTAATGGGCAATTTTAGTAGCTGGGACGGAAGCAATGCTATTGTCGAAAGATTTATCAAAAGTAATATGAATGACGAGCAAAGTTATAAGCACATCAAAACAACCTATGCTATTCGTGGAATCGAGAATCCGCAAAATATATCAATTATCACCAATTTCAGTGGAAAAAATGCTTTTGGTGGTGTTGTCAAACAAACCGCTCATCTTAAACTCGGCAGTAAAGGTGAGATTTTAGAAGCAGAGGGATATTAATCAAGATGTGAGAATAGTAATGAGGTTGCTAAAATATTCTTTCAGACTAAGCTCTAAGTTATATACAGAATCGATAGTCTCTGTAAAAGAGCCTATCAAATCTTCATCATTTAAACTACCCTCATTATAATGATTAACTTTAAGTGCAAAATTTGACAAAACCTCCTCTTTCTTTTTTATCTTTATAAGTCTCAAATGCTTTAAGGCATTAACATAAGCATCAGGAATAATCATATTGGAAGTTTTATCTTGTCTATTTTTCACACTCTTTTTAAAAACATATTTCAAGACTTTTATACATTCTTTTTTATCAGCATCAACCATTGCTCTTTTGTCTTTAAATATAAGATAGCATAAATTTACAATACCTAGAATGAGTGCTATCAATGAAATAATAAAAGTCATTGTAGACTCTGACATTTCATTACAAACTTGCAAAATCTTTAAACTTCCGCTCTAAGTTTGGATTTGTTTTGCTAAAGAGTCTTACTCTTTTGCTTAAGTTTTCAAACCCTCCCATTTCCTTGCTCAATGGAGCAAACGCTTCGGATAAAAAAGATGGCGTAAATGAAGTTTTTATATTGCTTCCATCAATCTCTATAAAATCGTATTTTTCTAATAAACCTCGCAAGACATCTTCTCTAAAAGCCTCACCCGAAAACTTGCCTAAACTTTTGTATCTAGGACCCGGTGTCTCACTAAATTCTTTAGCAAAATCATATACTAGTGGCTCTTTTTCTTGTTTCATTTATTACCTCCAATAGTCCATCTTATCAAAGTTCCTTTAATAGGCTTAGAAATTCGAGCAGTTTTGCCATTATAGCTAGAATAAAATAAATTTTCCGTAATAACTTGCAAATTTGCTTTTCTTGTAGTTGATATTTCCTTAATAAATTGTTTAAAAGAGATCATCCCACTCCCTCTCTTGATTTTGCTTTTATCTCTCTTATATTTTGACAAATCTGTTGTGCATAGTTTTTCAAGTGTCCTATCCTTTCCAAATTTGATGATATATCGTCTAATAAGTTTGCCAAGATGGGTGTTTTTACTTTCTAATGATTTAAAAATCCCCATACCAATATCATAAAATATAAATTCTAGCTCATCTTTTTGCTTATCGTATGAGCCTAAAAACCATATTTGTTTATTTGTATTATCTTCGCTATAAGCATGTTCAAAAGAATTTGCACATGCCTCAAAAACAGCATCAAACAATCTATCTTTATGTTGAGAATCAATGCCATGCGCTTGCGTAAAAAAATTTATTATTTCTTGGTGAAATCCATTATCTGGTATTTGAGCACCACTTAATGCCTTGATTCTAAGAAAGTCAATATCTTTTTCATATCGTGGAGGATTAACACATAGTGCGTCCCAAAATCCAATGACAGCAAGTCGTTCGTCAATATCCTTAAAAGGTGCTAGTTTCTTATTTCTGTATAATTTATTAGAATTAAATATATTATTAATATTGGCAGTCAATAATAAAATGCTAGTATTATCTATCCTTTCTAATTCTCTTAAATCTATTGATATTTTGTTTCCCTGTTCCAAACAACTCTGGCATTCTGTCATAAACTTATCACAATCTTTTATATCATCAGGGAAGATTATGGTATTTGGAAGTTTTATCTTATAAGGTTGTTTTTTGGCATAAGGATTTCCTGACTCATTAATTTTGTGTATCTTTTTTATTAGGCTTTTTATGTTTTCTTTTGAAATTATTTCTTACTCTATCTCGTTGCCTAATATTATAAGCTTTTGAAGTCCAAGATGATTTTTTAACTCTTACTCTCATATGATTAATTATCTACAAATACTCTTAATTTCCGATTAAAACGCACGATACCCTCCCCCTATTTTCACACCCAAATCCACACATAAATTTCCGATTAAACACAACGATACAAAATCCACTTTTCCGACAAAAATGCCCCTTTGTATTTGCCTCTCTTTCCGACAAATCAGCCCTAATGCCAAAAGCCACACAAACGCAAACAAGGGCTTCACTCACCATACACTTACCCAAAATCAAAAGGACATCTTAAGATGTAAGGTTTTGCACTCCCCCTCTCTTAATTGCAGATTCTATCCCCTCACTCTCCTTATAGAATCTCATAAGACTTAAGGCAATATTTAGTTTGACAAATTCGTTACAATTTACTTATTTTACAGAATCTCATCACAAATCCTCTAAGCATATATCAACTCTCATCTCATTGCATCTCACTCATTTTATAAAATCTCCCAAAGCATACATCATTTTCAAACCTTTAAAAGATTTTAACCCTTCATCTCTACTCCATCTTGGAAAACTTTTTAAAGATTCTAATATTGTCTTTTTATTTAAGTGGGTCCTTACTTAGCAAACCCTCCCCTGCGGTTGCCAAGCGCGGGATTTGGGGATTTTTGAGGAAAAAATAGCGATTTCATATTCATATAGAATCTATAATTTTAATCTCAAATGATAGTTTTCAAAAACTGCATATAGGTATTTTACAAGGGTTTTTAAGTCAAAGAAGTATGCAAAATACCAAAAAAACATTCAAAGCTTAAAAAAGCTAAGATTCTATATGAACTCGAAGCCTAAAACATTTCATATAAGGGGTTTTGGTATGTTAGATTCTCTAAAAATAGCAAGGAAAAAGAATAATCCGCTATTGTGCCTAAAGGATTTATGATGTTAGATTCTGCAAAATTAGCAAATGAAGTGATGAGTAAAATGCAGCAAAAAGGTTTCAAAAAAAGTAAAGAGAATGAAGATTTTATCATTAGCTTGAGTGAGGCTTTCATAGAGCATTTGAGACAAAATGCAGTGGTAGAAACTAAGGGCAATGCAGCAGCTCAAATAGGAAGTATCAAATGAATCTAAAGCTTAAAGCATAAAAAGGACTGATAAATGTATGGAGAAGCAAAAATCTACCTTGCTAAAGTGATTGAAGTGCAAGGAAGCAAAGTCAAAGTGGAATATACACATACAAAGAGTGATTTTGTGCCTTATTTGCAAACAAGCAATACCTTTAAAACACATTTTACGCCTCCACAAATTAATGAAGTGGTGATATTTTTTAAGTTTGAACGCAGTGGGTTTGTGATAGGCTCAATATTGCCCCCACACATCACACATACACAAGAAAATCAAGAAAGCATTACCTATGCAGATGGCACAATCATCACTTACAAAGATGGCATTTTAGAAATAGATAGCCTCAAAGAGCTTATCATAAAATGTAAAAATGCTAAAATAGAGGCTGATTCTATCACTCTTGGGGAAAATGTGAGTGCATTAAGTGGGGTGGTTACAGGGGAATGTGTATGCCCCTTTACAGGCTCTCCTCACGCAGACTTTAGCCAAAAGGTAAAAGTGGCTAAATGATTGTATCAACTTTGCAGTTAGGAGAGCTTTTAGGCTTAAGCGAGAGACATATTTATAATCTTGAAAAAGCTGGGATTTTGAGCAAAGAGGATAAAAATCAATGGGACGCGAGTAAAAATATCCAAAGCTATACGATTTATAAGATTGACCTAGAGGCACAAAATAGCGATATAGGCAAGGTGAGAATAAGAAGGGAATTAGCAGAGGCAAAGCTTAAAGAGCTAAACTATAAAGAAAAAATGGGACAGCTTATCCCTTTAGCAACCATCGCAAAAGAGCTAGAAGACATTGCCATTGTGGTAAGTAATAAACTCTATGCCCTGCCTCATATCCTCAAGCGCAAACACAAGCTTAGCCAAAAAGTCATTGATGAGCTGCAATCTCAAATACAGCTGATACTCTTAGAACTCAAAGACCCTGAAATCTACACACAAAAAGCCCTTGAAGTAGAATCTCAAATAGCGCAGGATAAGGAGCTACAAAACTTGCAAGAGTTAAACAAATGACATTAAAAGAAATCTTTGCACAATCAATCTTTTTAAAGCCCAAACTCAACCTCTATGAATGGAGTGAGAAATACAGGGTATTAAGCCAAGAATCTAGCGCACTCTTTGGTAAATTTAATGCCCTAAGCTATCAAATCGAGCCGATGCGCTGCATCAGTAATCCCAATATAAGAGAGGTGGTTTTAATGTGGGGAGCGCAGCTGGGAAAGAGCGAGATTCTCAATAACACCATAGGGTATTATATCCATCAAGACCCTAGCACGATATTATTCTTACTCCCCACAGAAGATATGGCAGAAGATTACAGCAAGAGGCGTTTAGCTCCTATGTTTAGGGATACAAAAGAATTAGCCGAGCTTATTTTTGATAGAGAGGCAAATAATACGATTTTGATTAAAAATTTCAAAGGTGGGAATCTCGCACTCGTGGGGAGTAACTCTCCCTCTAAGCTTTCAAGTAAGCCTATTAAAGTGCTGATTGTTGATGAGGTGGATAGATGTGAAAATACCAAAGAGGGGCATAGCATTGACTTAGCGCAAAAACGCACAAATACTTATTATGATAGAAAGATTATTAAAGTCTCTACACCGACCATTAAAGGGCATAGCGTGATAGAATCCGAATATGAGCTAAGCGATAAGCGTAAATACTTCGTGCCTTGCCCAAAGTGTGGATATTTTCAAACACTAAGCTTTGAAAGAATTAAATGGGAGCAAAATGACAAAGGGGAGCATAACTTAGAATCTGTAGCTTACTCTTGCATAGAATGCGGGAGTTTATGGAGTGAGGTAGAGAAAAATAAAGCGGTAAGCTTAGGAGAATGGAGGGCTACCAAAAAGATAAAAGGAGAGAATCTCAAAGTAGGATTCTATCTTAATGCGCTGTATTCTCCCTTCTTTACACTCAAAGACATAGTCAAAGATTTTTTAGATTCTAAAGATAATATTGCGAAGTTTCAAGTCTTTGTCAATACGATAAAAGCAGAGTCCTTTGAGCCTCCAAGTGTGAAATTTCAAGAAAATGAGCTGTATAACAGAAGAGAGGATTACACGCCTACTACGCTAAGTGATGATATTATCTTTATAACCAGTGGTGTGGATATACAAGGCGATAGAATAGAGATTGAGTTTAAAGGCTTTGGGTTAGGCTATGAAAATTGGGGGATAAAGCATAGCATTCTTTATGGAGATACCAAACAAAGCGAAGTTTGGGGGAGGCTGTATAAGGAATTAAAAGAAGTGTTTTACACCAAAAGTGGCAGGAAATTACGCAGCTCTATTAGTTTGATTGATAGTGGATTTAATAAAGAGAGAGTGTATAGCTTTGTAAAACTTGATGCACGATTTTTTGCCTCTAAGGGGGCGAGTGAGAGTGAGCGCAAAAAAGACTTTATCACGCCGAGCAAGAAGGTAGCAAGTGGGGTTAGGCTTTTTAGCATCGGCACTTATGTGGGCAAATCAGAAGTCTTTAAACTTTTAAGGGTTGATGAGGTGGGAGCAGGATATTGCCATTTTGCCCAAAGCTACTCTTTGCAATATTTCGAGCAGCTCACCGCTGAAAAGCTTATCAAAACCAAAACGCCCAGTGGGTATAGCACATATCGTTGGGAAAAGATAAGAGAGCGAAATGAGGGGTTAGATTTATTTGTGCTATGCCTTGCAGGAGCGAAAATAATGAAGCTTGATAGCTTGGATTTTGTGAGGAATAATTAATAAAAATTTAAGTGAAAAAACATTACAATTTTGGCTCATTAGTCAGTGGCTCCTTGTGCCACACTTTCAATAAAACTTTTTAAATCCCTATCTATCAAATCCAAACAATCCTCTAAGAATATTTCTATTTTATCAGGCATTACACCAAAATAGAGTTTATACTTGTCATCAATGCTAATAAAAGTAGTGATACGAGGGGCAAAACTCGCTTTGTCATCACGCATAATGACTTTAGTTTTTAAGAGATTTTCAGCGTGAAAAGCACGATTTCTAATGGTGTGAAACCAATTAAGAATAATCTCTGACTTATGGCTCTCTCGCAATAATCGCTTTTTGCCATTATAATAAAACTTATTTGTATTGTGAGAATCATATTTTTTCAAGTCAAAGCCCTTATCAAAAACAAAAATATGATTATGCAGCTTGTGCTTGTTAATCATCTTACACCAAAATCCAAGATTTTGTCGTGAAACTAATTGATGATTGCAAAGATTTTTGCCTCTATATTCCGCTTCATTTTCACTCTCACACCAATCAACCCCTAACTTTTCTATTAAAATATCATTAACAATATTACGAATACAAATCTCTAGCACACAAAGCTTAGGAGCAATATTGCCAATAAGCCTTAAATTAGCAAAATGCTCTTGCAAACTTTGATAACTCTTTAATCTAATAGGTGAAAATAATAATTCTAGCTTTGCCTTTTCCATAAGGTATTGTAACAAACCCTCCTTTGCTTGCGTCTTAAAAAACCTATAATCGCTTTTAATCATTCTAAAAGGGATTAAAATGACCAAAGAAGAGAAGACGCACATCATTGATGAAGCAATCAATGAGATTCTAAGCAATCTCAAAAATGGCTTTGAAATCAGTGAATACGAGATAGATGGCATCAAAATCAAAAAGAAATCCCCCTTAGAGCTTATTAATGAACTAAGTAAAATCAAGTCAGCTCTACTGAAAAAATCTACACCAAGTAGCGTCCAATATGTTTTTAGGGGATAAAATGGGCATATTTGATTTTTTTACAAAAAACAAAAAGGTTAAAAACGAGAGCAAAAAGAGATTTTATGCCACTCCGAGCCTTTATCCCAGTGAGCTAGAAAAAAATGAGATTCTCTCACTCATTCATAACGCCCCCATAGATTCTCACATTAGAGCTATTCGTTACCAAGCGCGTAATATCGCTACAAGCTCTGCGCTCATAAATGGATATTTTGACACCTTAGACAAAGAGATTTTTGGGGATAATGGCATTATTTTAGATTTGCACACACAAGATTCTAAACTCAATACCGACATAGAAAATAAATGGTGGGCGTGGAGGGAGCATATCCCCTATTGCGCACTTGATTTTTGGGATATAGAATCTTTAAGCTTACTCTATCTCAAAAGAGATGGAGAGTGCTTTATCTATATCAATGAAACAAAAGAGGGCTTAAGCCTTAAAGTCATAGACCCCGATAATGTCGATGAAAGTATTGATAATCCTGCGCAAAATATCCACAAAGGCATTGCTTTTGATGAGCAAGATATGCCCATAGCATATTTTATCACTGATAGTAATGGGCAAAGTCAAAAAATCCCAAGCTCTCATATCTTGCATTTTTTTAAGCGCGTTTCTATCTCTCAAGCTAGAGGCTTAAGCTCACTATCTTCAGTGATTTATCCAAACTTCCAAAAGGATAAATTTAAGAGTGCAGAACTTAAAAGGGCGAGATTACAAAGTGAAATCACAGGGTTTTTTATCCCTAATGAAAGAGAGGTGATTCCAAGCTTTGATAATGGCGAGGAACAGGGAGAAGCACAAAAAGAAATTATGTCAGTAGCAGAAGTAGGCAAAATGACTTATATTAATGA
The Helicobacter sp. MIT 05-5293 genome window above contains:
- a CDS encoding phage portal protein; its protein translation is MGIFDFFTKNKKVKNESKKRFYATPSLYPSELEKNEILSLIHNAPIDSHIRAIRYQARNIATSSALINGYFDTLDKEIFGDNGIILDLHTQDSKLNTDIENKWWAWREHIPYCALDFWDIESLSLLYLKRDGECFIYINETKEGLSLKVIDPDNVDESIDNPAQNIHKGIAFDEQDMPIAYFITDSNGQSQKIPSSHILHFFKRVSISQARGLSSLSSVIYPNFQKDKFKSAELKRARLQSEITGFFIPNEREVIPSFDNGEEQGEAQKEIMSVAEVGKMTYINDDIKPYFTESHNATNIEFFIKQTDKEIAKALGISYSTLTGDLNEVNYSSIRHGSSEQRRQFRGLQNFIIRNLHNKVFEAWVKNEIKRGNIAIKDYHTILEGYTFKPQGWEYIDPYKETNANKIALESGQKTLSEILREKGKELDSHIQELIKENEVYDILSKRKKGK
- a CDS encoding antA/AntB antirepressor family protein, which encodes MNELFHIEAVRLKGVQVNAVSARELHDKLCSKQDFSTWIKKRLEVCGAKEGVDYLLLPTFIAHNVVKAVHQEKGVSVQRIAPQKNGARRKTQSTQSHSSGELRLFESLAHLYEFKQEGQSEAHKVYEEGQNPPHNKKEYIISLEIAKHIAMLEKNDIGRRVRQYFIDYEQRAQAMLPNNDMRSLLEIAKGQIEALEATQRNVEVIAKKVQVLESTKRLEAWQERAISDEVKLKVKELTAGRNITQRVISAYYRAIYKRLKSKFYVPRYSEIPSLKFEEALGFVRDLSNDDLIN
- a CDS encoding DUF4325 domain-containing protein; the protein is MKQEKEPLVYDFAKEFSETPGPRYKSLGKFSGEAFREDVLRGLLEKYDFIEIDGSNIKTSFTPSFLSEAFAPLSKEMGGFENLSKRVRLFSKTNPNLERKFKDFASL
- a CDS encoding helicase-related protein, producing the protein MKEAKKILAALKKHYPQEIVFFEDMNPRDRKGYAGYVLRKGEGFLSPSDWLERKDSVGLSFNEIALRLGISRPEVMSIYKSAMVKIKEIMMNEDYFDFVKNKRQLSLRVGFEAKEEWLNRHLFDYQREIVKRACEKGRYALFMDTGLGKSITQMNFAHCVHLHTNKPVLLLAPLAVVFQMLKEAERFGFKLHRVEDDKIINGLNITNYEQLENLQGCEDIGGIVLDESSILKSFTGATKRALCEKFKNTPYKLACSATPSPNDYLELGNHSEFLGVMPSFEMIMRFFINDSMNAGGYRLKKHAEESFWQWVASWAECISSPSDLGYDASAFVLPPLREIIHHVDFDNALYNVEGALFALPSSNATTLAKNKKASLAARIEKLNEILRQEGSTPHLIWVDTNLEADMLKKALSGEFNGIVEIRGSDSAEYKAKNLIAFSNGEIPILITKASIAGFGLNFQNAHHMTFLGLNYSYESYYQAIRRMYRFGQKSEVIVNVILSTSEVEILHNLQNKKHQHDVMKQKMTQSICQSRSVSELKHSWNKGFTLPFFLQASERAKGAKNEAL
- a CDS encoding DUF1441 family protein, whose product is MIVSTLQLGELLGLSERHIYNLEKAGILSKEDKNQWDASKNIQSYTIYKIDLEAQNSDIGKVRIRRELAEAKLKELNYKEKMGQLIPLATIAKELEDIAIVVSNKLYALPHILKRKHKLSQKVIDELQSQIQLILLELKDPEIYTQKALEVESQIAQDKELQNLQELNK
- a CDS encoding S24 family peptidase; this encodes METKDFKALTEEMKAFFDVSSIEKVAEKLGKSRATGTTWRGRKMIPSDVLLQYNLLKAQAGEEPSFQKSKAKNPAITYYPNIKASAGYGAMNENEEYIEIDSNILDVINLPKKLDMIQIQGDSMHPYLHNGDFALIERNKEAKNGDIVIANYQGDLYVKQIQKNPQNKSISLISSNKDYPSFEVKEEDLESLMIVGILKGAIRAY
- a CDS encoding terminase gpA endonuclease subunit, whose product is MTLKEIFAQSIFLKPKLNLYEWSEKYRVLSQESSALFGKFNALSYQIEPMRCISNPNIREVVLMWGAQLGKSEILNNTIGYYIHQDPSTILFLLPTEDMAEDYSKRRLAPMFRDTKELAELIFDREANNTILIKNFKGGNLALVGSNSPSKLSSKPIKVLIVDEVDRCENTKEGHSIDLAQKRTNTYYDRKIIKVSTPTIKGHSVIESEYELSDKRKYFVPCPKCGYFQTLSFERIKWEQNDKGEHNLESVAYSCIECGSLWSEVEKNKAVSLGEWRATKKIKGENLKVGFYLNALYSPFFTLKDIVKDFLDSKDNIAKFQVFVNTIKAESFEPPSVKFQENELYNRREDYTPTTLSDDIIFITSGVDIQGDRIEIEFKGFGLGYENWGIKHSILYGDTKQSEVWGRLYKELKEVFYTKSGRKLRSSISLIDSGFNKERVYSFVKLDARFFASKGASESERKKDFITPSKKVASGVRLFSIGTYVGKSEVFKLLRVDEVGAGYCHFAQSYSLQYFEQLTAEKLIKTKTPSGYSTYRWEKIRERNEGLDLFVLCLAGAKIMKLDSLDFVRNN